One window from the genome of Miscanthus floridulus cultivar M001 unplaced genomic scaffold, ASM1932011v1 fs_337_1_2, whole genome shotgun sequence encodes:
- the LOC136531384 gene encoding uracil phosphoribosyltransferase-like: MEPIMIVPILRAGLALADLATSILRSTRTFHLGMSRDETTLLPSVYLNKLPDRFPKGCNILLVDPMLATGGTVTAAVDLVKERGAEISQIRIISAVAAPPAIKKLNQRFPGICVYTGTMDQIVNEKGFIVPGLGDAGDRSYGT; this comes from the exons ATGGAGCCAATCATG ATTGTACCTATTCTTAGAGCAGGGCTTGCTCTTGCAGATCTTGCAACATCAATTTTGCGATCAACTAGAACTTTCCATTTAG GTATGTCCAGGGATGAGACAACACTGCTGCCCTCTGTTTACTTAAATAA GCTACCTGATAGATTCCCAAAAGGATGTAATATACTCCTTGTTGATCCTATGCTAGCAACTG GTGGAACAGTCACTGCAGCAGTTGATCTGGTTAAGGAGCGTGGAGCTGAAATCAGTCAGATAAGAATC ATATCAGCTGTTGCTGCTCCTCCTGCCATCAAGAAGCTCAATCAAAGATTCCCAGG GATTTGTGTGTATACAGGAACTATGGATCAAATTGTGAATGAGAAAGG TTTCATAGTCCCAGGCCTTGGGGATGCTGGAGACCGCAGCTATGGAACATGA